The genomic window GCCGCACGGCACACTCATGGTTATACATAATGTtcgtgtgacgtcacttccgccgTATTTGCGTATGCTCTCGCTCTCCCGACATACCTGGGTACCTCCGCGACGTGCCTACGCGcctgacgatagttgtagcgcgagaacaaaacgacgacacacagacaagaaggacacgaaagacactttgtccctgtgtcgtcgttttgttctcgcgcataactatcgtcatgccataccaactagcccaagctgccacacttctaagcctaCGCGCCGCTGTACTAGCAGTGCATGTGCTGACGGTGGGTTTCTGTGTGCTGCACGCGATGCTGCTCCTCTCTAAGTCTTGTAGCTAACAAGACTCAAGAGggtttgtaaacgttgctaggtGTACAATAACCACCGGGAGAACATCGCGTAGCCAACAACTCAGAACAGAGCACGGATATTCGCCGCCGCGGGTCAGTACGAGACCTACGGAGGCGCACATGCCACcaccgctcactgctagaccagctacactgcACAACACGTCACAGGACAGAGCGTCATGTCCTGTCCACCTGTACCTTTCCTGTTTGCGTGTTTGGCCTCACACTACGTAAAGTTCTCTCGAATGTAATTTTCAATGCCGCAATTCCAGACGCGTACGTGCAGATCCCGCTGTAAGTCTTCATCATCacgccaaatgcaaaaaaaaaaaaattaaaaatgcgTGACACTCGACCGGGAAAGccaataattgaaaaaaaaaaacagcaataactCGAAGGTCTGGAACAAGCCATCTCTTGACGAGGATTTCATGTACACCTCCGCAGCACATCACATTTTGACAAAGTCCTCCACGAAACAATGGTGTTACTACGAGTTGAGAACCATCTTCACTGCACTACGCTGCGCCATTAGAAGAAGCGAACTTTCCGAGAAACCTTCGAAAACATGGCGTCTATGACGTATAAGCAAGCGAAACCGAAAGGCGAGACGTGATAGAAGTCCAATCAACGCTTCGGTGATAGTATTGTGTCTATCAAGCTAGCCTATTCACTAAGTAGCCTGTTGGCTAAAACTGTAAATCTGTGATTGCAATCTAGACCTATGATAGCTCGACGCAAAAACAAATCTCGAAGGCCATGTTCTCGTCCGCAGCCAGAGCTGCATCGAGTAACGTTGAGCAAGAGCTAAAGATTACAGCTGACGCAGTTTTAATTGCTTTCATCTTCACAAACATAATAAACGAGACACTTTCACAAAGCTATCTATATATATTATTTAAACAGAAAACAAATGCTTTATGAAGCAATTGGGTGGCACGCATGAGCGTAGTTTTCGAGATCTGTTCAGATAATCTTGAAAAATCTGGCTAGGCCTTTGGCCTTTCCCACTTTAGAATGTCGCAGTCTTTAAATTAAACATTTAACAAATACAGCTATCCATGTAAATCACGTACACGTGTAGTTGAAAAGCACAAGGACGCAAATTACCAGTATACGGCTTCGCAATTCACTAACGGGCACGGAGGAAGAAAACGCTCCGTTCTTACGAGGTAGTACTTTGTCGGCACAAGTATTATACATAACTATAGTCTTTGAGATTACCAACGGACACGTATGGAGGGTAAGCGATGTGCTTTTGGATTGCAGATGGATCCGGCGCTTTTAACGATCGAAAGCACTGCCTCCGAGACTTGTTTTTGCTGCTTTTAGTACACAAAAGCATGACCTTTGAGATTTGCAGCTGTCATGGGAGGTGTTTAAAGCGATAACATATTCACGCAGTGCCAATAACACACACTCAGCATGTTCAGCATCTTGCAGCTTTAGTGATCAAAATTGATGAGCACCTTAGCAATAAAAAAAGTACAATGCTAAACGCAGCGACAACTAAAACAAATCTGGCCACCCAGAACTCTTAGTTTTCAAACTAGTTGTCAACCCAGTGCGTGGCGCCACTGTCGCGACGCCAACAACACGTGGGTGCCGCCGGTAAACCACGAGTCGTTGATCAACATCATTTTTCTCTGTTCGTGACATTTCGCGTTAATTCAGCACGCTCGGCCCACAACCGTTCGAGAGGGGAAGGCTAGCGATCACCCGCGGAGTCCTAACACAAAATGGTGAGTTCTCAAATCACCCACGTTTCGGAGTTGAGTGGACTCCGCACAGTCGTAAGCCTACAAGCAGTATATTGCGGCAAGGCACCGATTCACGTGTCAAGTTTTTCCAAAcgaagcttcaaaaaaaaaaaaaaaaacagtgacgcCTAAACTCGCGCTGTCCGCACTGCACTCGTAGATCTACCTCTTTATCGCGGTTTGCTTCAGCGTGGCTGTCGCGTGCACATTGGCGCCATTCGTGGCGCATTTTTGTTTACGtgcgcggtttttttttttttttttaccgaaccATCAACTCGCCGTTCTCGACGCAACTGTCCGAGCGAGTCACCTCAACAGAGTTGGCGCGCATTCTAAACGTGACGTGATATCCCGCACTACTTGCAGCGTATGCCCCAGTCTGTATGTCCGAATCTCGCACCTCCGTCAAGTCGCGAGGTTTATAGCCACTTCGCATTAATTTCTGACATTATTGGGTAGTGACACATTGGTATCTGACGTCTTAAGCATAAGTTTCCATCTTGTGGAACGCAATGATGCAAGGGCAACGCTTGAACAAATACCGAGTTGCAGTTGGGAGTGCAACGAATGTCCGTCGTGTTCACGTTCCGCTTGCATTCAATTCTAGCGCCGTCTTTATCTCAATTATGAACCCTAACCAACTTGCCCGTCGATCTGTTATTCCGTAGCGCATGCTGGGAAAATTCGACTGGCCAAATAGACCCTGTGTGCATTGAAGTTAACGCGAAGGCTTCAACGTACGACGTCTGCTCATGGAAGTCTCTGACGAGCACCGACTTTTAAAGCGTGATACCCGAACGCCATCTTCGTTTTTGATAAATGTTCGAAATGTTTGTAATCGCAGACCGACGAAGTCAACCCAAAGGCTTACCCGCTGGCCGATCCGGAGCTGACGGCGAAGATCTTGAACATCGTTCAGCAGGCCACAAACTACAAGCAGATGAGGAAAGGCGCCAACGAAGGTGAGTGGTTCGACTCGAGGTTTCGTGCAGTCGCTTGCTCATTGGAAGCATCGTTTTTAATCACTGTGAGTAGCTAAGCATGGTTGTCTTGAACCACTAACATGGTTAGCTTAGAGTTGACTTAATGTGAAGTTACCTTTTTTTGATGGTGATGGACACCTCCGATTTCATCGTCGAGTCAAATGTACAATTGACTTGACGATGGCGATTCTCGAGTAAAATCTCGGTCTCCTTGTATTTTCTTTCAACGTTCGTTTCAATTTGCTGTATTTCAGAGGCCGAAATTCTCTATTTCTCTCGTTTTGTGTCTGGGGTGCTTCAGGTTTCCATATCTACAAAACATGCCAGCAGGGGCGATTTTGGCGTGTTTGACGAGCTACACATCTCCCGTGGTTATTTAAACTCGCCATACTAAACGAAAAGTCCGAGCTTGCCGAATTTTCCCGGGTATTTCTAGAAAATGTGCTTTCATATCGGGAGTATTTGTCGGCTATGCTGGTTCGGATTCCAGTGTCGAGTATTTTGCCGCATTTGAGCAATGTACATCGTGTGTGCAGGTGTACAACCAGACTGGCTAGTGGAAACCTACTACGCAGCAGTAACTTATTTTCAATAGTacttctccaaaaaaaaaaattgatcttGCATTCAACGTTGTAATAGTTCTAGAGCAACACTGTCTTGCATGTGTTTTTGTCAATTTCCACGGACAGTTTCCAAGACTTAATTCTATGTTTTCCCTCTGCTCTAACACAAGATTTTGTCTGCACACATCTAGCAGTTCAACAGTGAtaggcaacataaaaaaaacagtgtgTTCATTTGAAACACCACGTCTTGAGTTTACAAAAGTCCTTATCTGTGCTTATTTTTCAGCCACAAAGGCTCTGAACCGAGGGCTCGCCGAAATCATCGTCATGGCTGCCGACGCGACGCCCCTGGAAATCGTCTTACACCTGCCGCTTCTATGCGAAGACAAGGTGAGCTTTACGTTGCGGCATGTTGTAATTCATCGCCTGGCAGCCACAAAAGGTCCCTTCTCTTTTGGCATCTGTTTTCAAAAGTGCCATGTGCAACACTTTAGGAGTTTTGTTTGCAAGCGAGACGTTGCACTCGTGCAAACTGGGAGTGAAAATGCAACGACGGTTGAGCTATGTCGTACATCTGAAACAATCTTGTCGTGCACACTAGCAGCATTTAATAATTCCAGCTCGAGGCATTCCAATCGGTTGGCCACTATATGATTTGCGAGTTGTTGGGTTTGCACTTCCCGAAATTGCCCCTTTATGAGATTacaccatagtggaaggctccggaaatttgatcACCAAGGGTTATTCAACATtatccaaatctaagcacatgggttTGCAGCCATAAAAATGCAactgccacggccgggattcgatgccgtgacTGTTGGGTCAAGCACCGTGGCTGTCATCATGTTGCACTGGATGGTGGTGGGATTTGGCAGCATGCATTAGATGCAAACGTAGCGTGTATTAGCTTCGCACATGTAAGGAATAAGACATAGACCATACCCTTGTGTCGTCTGGTTCTTAGGTGTGCTACGCTAATAACGCTACGCCAACTCGCTCGTGCGGCAACCCTTCCAAAACCTAGCAGCGCTTGCATTTGTTTTACACAAGAAGAGCTGAATAGTATCCGACGAAGGTATTGTTGCAGTACCCTGGACCAGCACTTCTTCGCAACGTtacagaaagaaaagccgaattgagatctttaaaaaaataataataatgaagtgCAGACTTGCACCAAGATCGGTGCAATTAGTATTCTTTTCTCACTCGCCTTTGATTAGTGTTGCCACTCTAACTGCGGTGCCTGTTTTTTTATTCCAGAATGTGCCGTATGTGTTTGTGAGGTCCAAGCATGGTGAGTAATACTATGATCCTATCTAGCTTTTGCATTGCAATGACTGGGCGTCTTCGATTCGCATGTACCGCCCGAACTAGTGTACGAGGAGTAGCAATAGTCCTGAACCACACTTTGTTTCGACAAAGGCACGGGGCAACCGCACAAATTTTTTTGCACCTCCCCCAGTTGCAGTGCCGATTCGGTGCAAAACTGTGAGTACAAGTGGGGCAGACGATGCAGCATGTAGACACGGTCGCGGTTTTAACACCACTTGCACAGCATCTGCTGTGCCTGCCAAACGCAGGGTGCATTCGCGGCCCGGAGATCATCTTTCGTGTGGTTCACGAGCTCTAGTTTGCTCGTTTGCATGAAGTATGTTCCGCAAACAAAATGTGGCACTTTTGAGTATCGGTTAAAAGCAGTGGAGCCTAATCGAACGTAGTCATGCGTGCACCAAGAAGCTCAACTCTTTATCGTGAACTGGTTCATACGATACAGGCAAATCGAAGAAGCCCTTTCTATAGTATATTGCTAGTCTATCTAGTGAGACAGTATTAATGCAAAAGCAGTCCACAGTTACCAGAGATTGTTGAAACAATTTGAGAGGGCAAAGGCACCCTTCAAATGGTGTTGTAAGTGGTGCTTGAGAACTGCAAAAAGAATTTAAAGTGCGTTCATTCACTGGGAAACTGACGTCAAGAGCAGAGATTATTGATATACTCCTATATCGTTGATCCTATACAGAATAATGTTTTGTCTAGCATCAACCACATCGTCTCAATTCTTCTGCTGCTGTGTGCTAAGGTTCAATGTGTAGCCACAACAGCTCAGATTCCATGGAGGTGGCAGGCATGCACGCTCCTTTGTTGTGGTGTCAGGACTGCACTAAGAAGCCCCAAGTTGTAGGTTTCGAGATGAAGAGCGCTGAAAGCTATAGTACTCCTTCATTGTTCGGGGATCTGTGATTTTGAATATAAGTGAGGTTTCACTTATGTGCTACGGTATTACTGGAATGACAAAGCAACAAGTCGTTCATCGTTTAGAGTCGTGTGGTTAGCTGCAGTGCTCTAGACTATTTGTCACTGCCCAGGACTGACGCTTACCCTTTCTGGCTCTTGTACTTACAGCCCTGGGTCGAGCATGCGGTGTTTCAAGGCCGGTCGTCGCCTGTTCAGTCACGGTCAATGAGGGATCACAGCTAAAGCCTCAGATACAGAGCCTCCAGCAAGAAATTGAAAAGCTGCTCGTCTGAGTGAAGGAAAACAAGACAAAAATGAACTTCTCTGCCCCTCATCTTTAttctccgcttttttttttttttcataaatgaaaTGCACTTGCTCGTCTTGTACATGATCTGCACTGCTACGTTTTTTTCCCCTATCCTCATCGTCGTGTGGTCAAACTGACTCTCCCAAGCACGGCGGTttgttgaacccccccccccccccccccttttttttttcattccacaaGTGACCAGAGGgatgaaaattaaagaaaattaaCACCCTCCAGACTGTATATTTCTTCATCTTTCTGCCGACTGTTAGCAAGTCTCTGCTCATTCTGCAATATTAGAAATGTTCCACtgagctggattcacacgacggacaaaataaCCATTCGATACCAGGGATCGCATACTACGCCACCCGCTTCTGTGCTCCTCTGGTCTGTGGGGAGCGATTCATGAAACGGAGACCCGAATCGCAGTTGGGATTTCGGCGAAAGATACAGAACTTCTGGCGAGGAAACGCCTTCTGCTGGCAACAGCGGTTTTTTACAATGCAATCAAAATCTTTTGTACTGTTCGAGATTGCTGGcgaatatagtgaactagaaccaTACTGGCTAGTATACTCGCGACGACAGTTTTGGTGGAGTTTCTGCACATGTAGCCTTATGCGAAGTGGTCCAATTCGGCACGAGTCTCGTAACGCTGTAGGAAGTGATGGGGGTGTACCATCAGCGTTTCTTGTAGatgcagacgccgcttagcgttttaTGGTACACGTAGAGAGTCTGGACTTTCTCCCGCGTTCGATAACGCTGTAAAGATAAATACACTGCCTTGATGGTGTGTGCTGCGTCCTCTCTCAAATAGctccatgtaaaaaaaaagataatagaACCTTCGTATTTCACGTTGAACTGCACTCAATGGCTGTAGGACGCACACGATTTGGCTCTTTAGCCTTCGTTTTAAccccaagaaaagttgtcgcggAGTATTGCTACTCGTAACGCTGCTTTTGCATCCCAAAATATTTCTTGATAAGCCATGGCTTAAACCAGATCGATCTCTTGCACTGAAGAAGTGCGCTCTCCTCTTCGTCGCCTGCTGCATCTTCAACAGCCATCGCGCCAAGGCTGTCTGCACAGTCACCTATGCTCCTGGGAGAGAGGGTAGGGCCAATCTGTCCTCGCCGTTGGGTGGTTTTCTCCGCTGACGTGTGAATACGAGTTGCGCAGAGATCGCGAACATGTCATGCGACTGATCCGTCCACGATCAcatccgtcgtgtgaatccagcttcaAATTTGACGGCTAAGCATTGTTCACAATTGTGCAGCCAAAAGAAGTGGTGGCAACccatgctgattgattgattgatatgtggggtttaacgtcccaaaaccaccatatgattatgagagacgccgtagtggagggctccggaaatttcgaccacctggggttctttaacgtgcacccaaatctgagcacacgggcctacaa from Rhipicephalus microplus isolate Deutch F79 chromosome 7, USDA_Rmic, whole genome shotgun sequence includes these protein-coding regions:
- the hoip gene encoding NHP2-like protein 1 hoip: MTDEVNPKAYPLADPELTAKILNIVQQATNYKQMRKGANEATKALNRGLAEIIVMAADATPLEIVLHLPLLCEDKNVPYVFVRSKHALGRACGVSRPVVACSVTVNEGSQLKPQIQSLQQEIEKLLV